One window of Fusarium keratoplasticum isolate Fu6.1 chromosome 2, whole genome shotgun sequence genomic DNA carries:
- a CDS encoding Phosphoribosylaminoimidazole-succinocarboxamide synthase, with amino-acid sequence MAQTQIPVSSLEKIASGKVRDLFKLPDADTLLFVASDRVSAFDVVMKNGIPDKGKILNLISAHWFKVLTERIPDLRTHFITLDVPAGVTPEEAKAIKDRSMQVRRLQVVKLESIVRGYLTGSAFKEYKKSGTVHGISVEPGMEEAQKFKQPLWTPSTKADAGEHDENIHPDDAWKEVGDRKTADRVKELSLKIYEEASKYAEERGIILADTKFEFAKDAEGNIYLVDEVLTPDSSRFWPAAGYMPGRDQDSFDKQFIRNWLIKEGLKGKDGVSLPEEIVQATSDRYREAFLMLTGKRFEDAISQ; translated from the exons ATGGCTCAGACTCAGATCCCCGTGTCCTCCCTCGAGAAGATCGCCTCCGGCAAGGTGCGCGATCTGTTCAAGCTCCCCGATGCCGATaccctcctcttcgtcgCCAGTGACCGAGTCTCGGCCTTTGACGTCGTCATGAAGAATGGCATCCctgacaagggcaagatccTGAACCTCATCTCGGCACACTGGTTCAAGGTCTTGACGGAACGGATCCCCGACCTGCGCACTCACTTCATCACCCTCGACGTTCCCGCTGGCGTCACCCccgaagaggccaaggccatcaaggaccgCTCCATGCAGGTGCGTCGCCTGCAGGTCGTGAAGCTGGAGAGTATTGT GCGAGGCTACCTTACAGGATCTGCCTTTAAGGAGTACAAGAAGAGCGGAACTGTGCATGGTATCTCTGTTGAGCCAGGCATGGAGGAGGCCCAGAAGTTCAAGCAGCCTCTTTGGACGCCCAGCACCAAGGCCGATGCCGGAGAGCATGACGAGAACATCCATCCCGATGATGCCTGGAAGGAGGTTGGCGACCGCAAGACTGCTGACCGCGTCAAGGAGCTGTCGCTCAAGATTTACGAAGAGGCATCCAAGTACGCCGAGGAGCGAGGCATCATTCTCGCCGACACCAAGTTTGAATTTgccaaggacgccgaggGAAACATCTACCTCGTCGATGAGGTTCTGACCCCTGATTCATCCCGATTCTGGCCCGCCGCGGGCTACATGCCTGGACGTGACCAGGACAGCTTCGACAAGCAGTTTATCCGCAACTGGCTGATCAAGGAGGGGctgaagggcaaggacgGCGTGTCGCTGCCTGAGGAGATTGTCCAGGCTACCTCAGACCGATACCGGGAGGCCTTCCTCATGTTGACGGGCAAGAGGTTTGAGGACGCCATTAGCCAGTGA